The DNA segment GCACGGCGTCCTCGGCAGCCAGCTCGACGGCCCGCTGGGGGTGGGCGAACGCCTCCCCCTTTTGGGTGGTGCAGCGACCAGACCCCCGACCGCCAGGCCAGCGCCCGGCCCAGCGCCGCGGGCGAACCGTCGACCGCGTCCGGCTCCCCCGGCCACCAGGCGACGGTCCGGCCGCCGGTCACGGTGAGCGTCGGGTGGACGGCGACCGACCCGGGGAGCTCCGGAACGCCGAGCCGGGCCGCGGCCAGCCCGGCACCGGGGACCTCCGCCCATCGCACGGTGCGCGCCGCCCGGCTGGTGACCCGCGCGCGGCCGGCCTGCTCGCTGGCCAGCGGCAGGTCGAGCAGGTCGGCGACCGGTCCCGGCGCCCCGCCCGCCGGGACGACGTCCGGACCGACCAGTGGCTGCAACCACGGCGCGTCGAGGACCACCGCCTCGTCGCTGACGCGGTCCGGCGCCACCCGGACCCGGCGCGGTGGCTCGACGTCGACGTCGGCCAGCGCGGCGGCCAGGTCGGCGTAGACGGTGCGCAGCGCCGCCGGGCCGACCGTCCGCCCGGGGTCGCCGAGCCGGTCGAGCAGGTCGAGGGCGTCCTCGACGTCGGCCAATACGTCGGCCACCGCCGCCGGCGGCCGGAGCAGCGCCAGGACGTCGGCCGGCAGCTCCGGCACCGGGTCGTACAGCCCCTGCAGCTCCACGGCGTCCGGGGCGCGCAGCCGGTCGGGCCGGGCACCGTGCAGCACCGGCGACGTGCGCAGCCACCAGCGCAGGTAGCCCGGGACGGCGGTGCCGCCGAGGTCGACGTCGGCGAGCGCGGCGACCGGCAGGGCGGCCAGCAGCGGCAGCGCCCGGTCCCAGTCGCGGACCAGCTCCAGGTCGCGCACCGCGGTCAGCGGCGGCCAGACCGGCGGCGGGGCGTCGGCGGGCAGCCGGTCCAGCACGGCGTCGACCCACTCCTCGGCCCGGTCGACGTCGAGGTCGTCGGGGTCCTCGGCGGTCAGCAGCGCGAAGGTGTCCAGCACGCCCACGGCGCGCAGCGCGGCGCCGTCCTGGCCGGCGGCGAAGCCCGGGTCCAGCACGCCGAGCGAGCCGGGGGCGAGGACGTCGGCCAGCGGTGACCCCGGGCGCACCAGCTCCCCCGCCGGTGCCCAGCCGCCGTCGTCGTCGGGCAGCGCGAGCTCCGCCAGCCACGGCAGCTCACCCGGTGCGGTCCCGGCGGCGGCGACCAGCGTGAGCACGGCGACGGCCAGCGGTCCGACGTCCGCGCCGTCGTCGGCCTCGTCCAGCGAGCTCTCCACCGCGGCCCGCACGCCGGGGTCGGCGAGCACCGCGGCGGCGGTCGCCGGGCGGGCTCCCAGCCGCTCCAGCACCCGGCGGGCCGGCCCGGCCGCCGCTGCCGGGTCGGCGATGCGCAGGCCGAGCGGCCCGAGCCGGTCGGCGGGCAGCGACGCGTCGGCCAGCAGCACCCCGGCCGGGCCGTGCGCCGTCCGGCCGTCGGCCAGCGGCACCGGCAGGGCCGCGAGCTCCTCCCGGTCGGCGGTCTCCAGCGCGGCGTAGAGGCCGGCCCACCAGGCGCCCGGCCGCTGCACGCCCCGGACGGCCTCCACGACCTCGGCCAGCCCGGCGCGGCGGACGCCGAGCGCGCCGAGCACCGCGGCGTCCGACCGCCGCGACCAGGCGGCCGGCAGCAGACCGGGCAGCACGCCGACGAGGGCGGCGACCCGCTCGTCGGTCGGGTCGTCGAGGGCGACGGCGCGGTCCGGCCGGAGCAGCGCCTCCTCCGGGTCGGCGGGCGGCAGCCAGGCGGAGCCGCGGAGCCGGTCCAGGACGGCGCCGCCCAGCACGGCGTCGAGTTCGGCGGCGGCGAGACCGGTCCGGGGCACGATCTGCAGCAGGACCGGGTCGGCCGGCAGGGCCGCGAGCAGCTCGGCATAGCCGTCGGCGGCCACAGCCACCAGGGCGTCGGTGACCGGGCCGGGCGCGACGTGCCGCCGGTCGGGGCCGAGCGGGAAGGGGGCGATCAACCGGGCCGGCAGCGACAGCGGCTCGTCGCTGGGGGTCGGGGCGTGCACGACCTGCCGGCCGGTCAGCGGGACCGGGACGCCGTCGGCCACCGGGAGAGCCCAGGTGACGGTGTAGCCGCGGCGGTCCCGCTCCTCCACCGGCCGGTCGGCGAGCAGCTCCGCGGGCAGCTCGCCGGCCCGCTGGACGACCCGCCACGTCGTCGCCCGCTCCCCGTCGGTGAGCACCCGGTCGGCGCCCTGCGCGGGGAGCGAGCTGAGGGTGCGGACGGCGCCGTCGACGACGACGTCGACCCGGGCCAGCGCCGGCAGGGCGAGCAGCAGCCCGGCGTCCAGCCCCGCCAGGGCGGCGCGGACCTGACCGGTGGCGCCGGGCCGGAGCGGGAGGACGACCTCGGTGGCGAACCCGGCCGGCGGGGCGCCGTCGGCCGGGAACGGCAGCCGGAGGACCGGGACGGCGCCGCCCCGGCGGGCCAGCTCGTCGGCGAGGGCGGGCACGGCGGCGACGGCGGCCCGGGTCTCGGCGGCGCTGAACCGGACCGAGCGGTCGGTGGAGACGACGGCCGGCTCGTCGCTGACGGCCAGCACGGCGGCGAAGCCGACGCCGAACCGGCCGACGGTGGCGCCCGCGTCCCGCTTCGCCGAGGCCCGCAGGCTGGCCAGCGCCTGGACGCCGTCGTCGTCCAGCGGGGCGCCGGTGTTGGCCGCCCGCAGCACGTCGCCGGTCAGCTCGAGGCGGAGGTGCCCCCGGTCGCCTGCGCGGGTGGCCGCGTCGGCCGCGTTCTGGGCGAGCTCGACGAGCAGCCGGTCGCGGTAGCCGCCGAGGACGAGGTCCTCCTCGGCGTTCGCGTCCTCCCGGAAGCGGGCCGGGGAGTCGGTCCAGGTGGTCAGCACCCGGCGGCGCAGCTC comes from the Modestobacter italicus genome and includes:
- a CDS encoding sacsin N-terminal ATP-binding-like domain-containing protein, with translation MPDPAELRRRVLTTWTDSPARFREDANAEEDLVLGGYRDRLLVELAQNAADAATRAGDRGHLRLELTGDVLRAANTGAPLDDDGVQALASLRASAKRDAGATVGRFGVGFAAVLAVSDEPAVVSTDRSVRFSAAETRAAVAAVPALADELARRGGAVPVLRLPFPADGAPPAGFATEVVLPLRPGATGQVRAALAGLDAGLLLALPALARVDVVVDGAVRTLSSLPAQGADRVLTDGERATTWRVVQRAGELPAELLADRPVEERDRRGYTVTWALPVADGVPVPLTGRQVVHAPTPSDEPLSLPARLIAPFPLGPDRRHVAPGPVTDALVAVAADGYAELLAALPADPVLLQIVPRTGLAAAELDAVLGGAVLDRLRGSAWLPPADPEEALLRPDRAVALDDPTDERVAALVGVLPGLLPAAWSRRSDAAVLGALGVRRAGLAEVVEAVRGVQRPGAWWAGLYAALETADREELAALPVPLADGRTAHGPAGVLLADASLPADRLGPLGLRIADPAAAAGPARRVLERLGARPATAAAVLADPGVRAAVESSLDEADDGADVGPLAVAVLTLVAAAGTAPGELPWLAELALPDDDGGWAPAGELVRPGSPLADVLAPGSLGVLDPGFAAGQDGAALRAVGVLDTFALLTAEDPDDLDVDRAEEWVDAVLDRLPADAPPPVWPPLTAVRDLELVRDWDRALPLLAALPVAALADVDLGGTAVPGYLRWWLRTSPVLHGARPDRLRAPDAVELQGLYDPVPELPADVLALLRPPAAVADVLADVEDALDLLDRLGDPGRTVGPAALRTVYADLAAALADVDVEPPRRVRVAPDRVSDEAVVLDAPWLQPLVGPDVVPAGGAPGPVADLLDLPLASEQAGRARVTSRAARTVRWAEVPGAGLAAARLGVPELPGSVAVHPTLTVTGGRTVAWWPGEPDAVDGSPAALGRALAWRSGVWSLHHPKGGGVRPPPAGRRAGCRGRRAAAAAGVLTALWCTSQPRATLAQLVPGRRTAAPALCSRRVPEDRPRGGRRMRHGTRWTARALGVAAALALGAAVVVAPAASATPPGGGTGGSAPPVGCAELTTARLALPGTTVTSAVSDPGDATTPASCRVTLTVTHPPAGDAVTVWVHLPTDT